The Clostridia bacterium genomic interval CTCGAAGAGGATTTCGCTTGGTATTTTACCCGCTCCGAAGGCTCTCCGACCGCGCTTGCCTTGAACGTAACGATCGGCGCGGACGGGAAGTGCGAATCCGCGGGCGGCGTCCTCGTCCAACCGATGCCGAATTGCCCGGAGCATATCCTCGTCGTCGTCGAAGACATCGTCTCGCAGTTCGCGGATATCGGCGAAGTTCTGAAAGTCAAAGACCCCGCCGAAATTTTGAAAGACTATTTCGGGCATTTCGAGATCGAGTATTTCCCCTCGACCCATCCCGAGTATCGTTGCAAGTGCAGTCGGGAGCAAATGTCGAACGCTGTCATCGCGCTCGGAAGAGCGGACTCCGTCAACCTTTTGATGGAGCGCGGCGAGATCGAAGTCCTGTGTCATTTTTGCGGCACGAAGTACATATTCAACAAACAAGACGTAATCGATATATGGAGGCGCTATGATAATAAACTTTGACCAAACTCCCGAAAGCTATTTTCGTCTTTCCGAGAATGCGCTCGGAAAAGGGGAGTTGATCAAAGCTTTGCAGTATTGCGAAAAGGCGCTCGAAGGCAAGAGAACGGCGGAATATCGCCTGACGCTTGCCGAGATTTTTCTCAAAATGAGAAGAAACAGGGAGGCGATGGACGCCGCGCTTTCCGTCCTTGCGCAGGGGTCGGAGCATAAAGCCGAAGTGTTTGACTTAATGGCGAAAGCGACGACCGCCGACGGAAAACTGTACGATTCCCTTTTTTACGTTATGGGCAAAGCCGAGCTCGAAGGCGACGACGACACGCTGGACGCGATGGACGAAGTCGTGGACGATTTGATGGGCTCGTTTTCCGAACCGAAAAATCGGTTGTTCCTCGTCGGGAAAGAAGAAAAGAAAAACTATGCGCGCGAGATGGATAAAGCGACGTTCTTCTTCTCCGCCGAGCAGTTCGAAAGAGCGAAAGAAACCGCTCTCGGGATCCCCGAAGGCTCCGATCTGTATGAAGACGCGCAGAATATCGTTTTGCGCTCCGAGACCCGTATGGGCGATCTCTCTTCCGCTTACGAGACCGCGAAAAAAGCGGTCGAACGCGATCCGAAGAACGGCTTCGCGTTGTACGTCCTCATCGAGCGTTGCGGCGACAAGAGCTTCGTTCCCAATCTCTTAAACGTCGGGACCGCGCCTCCCGATCTTTATTTCTCCATCGAGGCGGCGGATTTCGCGAAGGAAAGCGAGATCGCGACCGAGCTTGCCGATCGCCTGCTCAAAAGCGTGCCGTATTCGCCCGAAGCTCATTTCGTGGCGGCGGGAGCGTATCTGAACGCAGGAGACAAGAAGCGTTCGCTCGACATTTTGAAGACGCTTTTTTCCTTTTATAAGAGATATCCCGCCTCGCTGATCCTCAAAAAATGGTCGCGCTTTTCCGAAGTCGAGCTGATGCTCGGGGGACCGCTCCCGGATCGAGTGATCGACGCTCTCTGTTCCTACGTCAAAAAATTCACGAAACGCGCCGATCTCTTTACGAACGAGTTTTTATCCGACAAAGATTTTCGCGCGTCCGTTCGTCTTTTGCTTGAAGACGGAGGGACGGACGCCGCGTACAGAGCATGCGCGATCCTCGGCGACAGCGACTCTCCGAAACTCAGGAAATTTTTAGAAGATCGCTTGATCAGCACCTTCGTGGATCAAAACGTCAAGCGCGAAATTCTCTCGAAACTTTTGCTGAAAAAGCATAAAGGGAAAATCTGTCTCGTGCCGAGCGCCGTCCTCGTCAAGCTCGATTGTCGTAAGCCCGCGCATTACGAAGAATATCCCGAGCCGTTGAAGGTCGCTTATGCGGAAGTTTTGTCTTTCATAACCTGCGTTTTCGATTTCCGTTGCGTGAAAGAACTTTCCGCGTTGACGGAAGAACTCTTCGAGCGCGATCTCGCGACCGAAAAGGATCCCGCGGTCATTGCCGCCGCGCTCGCCCGCGTGATCGTCTCCGAAAACGAGATGCCCTTCGCGAAGCGTCCCGGAATGGCGGAAAACATCGTTCGCGACTTTTTCGAACTCGGCAAAACGCAATACGCCCGAATGCTTAGGCTCGTCTCGAAACTTGTTTGAGATCGTTTGCGTTTGATTCCCCGTCGGCGGTTTTGTCGGGAAGAGCCGGCAAAGGATCGTTTTTTATAGAACAGCCCCCGCGTCGCGCCGTCGTCACGGGGATTTTTTTATGCGGGAAGAAAAACCCGTTTTGTCCGCTCCCTTTTTTGCATATCATTTTTTATGAAAAGTTTTTTTCGGGCGATGAAGACGGCGTGTCTGTTCGTCGGATCGGTCGTCGGGGCGGGATTCGCCACGGGACGGGAGATTGCATTGTTTTTCGGCGGCGGTTCGGCTTGGAACGTCGGGATCGCGGCGGCGTTTATGGGCGCGGCGGCTTTTTTGTTTCTCGAAACGGGGGCAAAGGGATCGGCGATCGATCCGCGCGTTCGAACGGGTGCGGACGCCCTCGTCGCGGTCTCGTCTTTCGTCGTATACGCGGCGATGATCGCTTCCGCGGAAAGCGTCCTTTTCGGTCTTTTCGGGAAAAAGGGGCTTTCGCTTTTCGTCGCGTTTTTTTGCGCGATCCTTTCCCCGAAAGGCGTGGGGTGGGTCTCGCGATTGAATTTTCTTGCCGTTCCCGCGCTCGCTGTGATCGTGATCTTCGTCGGCGCGAAGACTCCGTTTTCGGCGCGTTTCGATTCGATCCGTCCTTTTTCCTCGGTGGCGTACGGAGCGATGAATATGCTTTTTTCGGGCGCGCTTATGGCGGAAGAGGGGAGAAGTCTTTCGAAAAGAGAACGGTGCGTCGCGGCGGCTTTGTGCGGCGGCTTGATCTTCGCGCTGCTCCTTTTTATGTTTCGCGCCGCTTCTTTTTCTCCTCGGAGCGAGATGCCTTTTCTCGTCGCGGCGGAAAGGGCGGGGATCGGGGCGGTCGCGCCCGTCGCGCTCCTTCTTGCGATCGTAACGACGATGATCGGTTGCGATTATCTCGTAACGGGGAAATTGAATGAAACTCTCGGCGATCCCGTCCTTTCTTCCGCGCTCGTCCTGCTGTCGGGCTTTCTGCTGTCGCTCGTCGGGTTCGCTCCGATCGTTCGGACGGCGTATCCCGTCGTGTCGTATCTCGGGATCGCGTTCACTTTCGCCGCCGCGGTCTTTCTCCCCGCCTTTCGGAGCGGTGGCTCTTTTCGCTTTCCGAAAAAGCAACTGAAAGGAAAGGGTTGAGTTTTTCTCCGATAAGGTTTATAATACGAAATATGAAGTACGTCAAACTGACTTGGGATTACATAAAGGAGAAGCATTTCCGCATTCTCGCGCTTACGTGCGTCGTTCCCGCCGTCGCGCTTGCTCTTTTGAAAAGTTTTTCCACGACGGCGAGTTATTTCGTAAATTTCAGCCGCGAAACGAGCGATTCTTTCGCCCAAATTTTCAGGCTCAGCACCCGCTTCGGTTGGCAAAGCGTTTTGCGCGGCGTCGCGAGCATCGTGATCATCGCGCTCTTTTCCTCGTATCTGGTCGGCGTCGTCATCCGTCATATGCGGACGGGGCGGCCGGATCTTTCCCACGCGTTCACCCGCATAAACGAGAATTTTCTCGCCGTGATCCGTCTCGTCCTCTTAACGGGCGTGTTGATCCTTTTGTTCGGGCTTTTGAATTCGACGTTCGTCTTCCTTTGGAGCAAAGTCGCGAGAAACGTGATTTGGCTCGTCTTCCTTTTAAGTTTTCTGACGATGGCGGGGCTGTTCTTCATCCTGATCGGCGCCTTTTCGTATACCGCGCTGTGGGTTCCCGCGATGGTCGTCACGGGGCAACCCGCGCTTCCTTCTCTCGCGACTTCGATCCGAGAGACCAAAGATCACGGTTTCGCGTCCTTTTTCGTGGGAGTTTTGCTCCCGTTGATCCCGGGATTCGCGATCGAATTCCTGACGAGTTTCGTCGGGAATCCCGTCTTGACCGTGATCGGTGATTTCGTATTTTATTTCGTGGTGCTTGCGTATTATCCCGTCTTTTCCGCCGTCGCGTATTACGACGTAAACGGATTGGATCGTGAAGATCTGCTGCGCGCGAATCGGATGTAGGAGGCTTTATGGCGATCAAACACACGACCGGGATCTTTATCTCGAAATTCGGCTTGGTATATAAGATCATAGTTTATTTTTTGATCGTCGTCCTGATCGTCGGGGCGATCTCGTTTTCGGTCGCGCATCCCGCGCTCAAAAGTCTCTTTGAAAAGGTCGGCGACACGGGTTTCGTCCAACACGCGAAAAGCGGCATCGGAAAGCTTGTCCGCGGAAACAGCGATTTTTTAGTCGAATTTCAAGCCGCCTACGATTCTTTCGAGGAACTTGCTTCGACTTTGAGAAACGAAAAAGCGGAGTGGGCGAAGTTGACCGTTACGTTCTTCGTCTCCTTTGCCGTCATAACCTATTTGCTTGCGTTGAGCTTCTTGCCGTTTTCGGATATTCTCCGAAATTTTATGAGCAGTAAATCGGAGTACGGTTTTATGAGCAACCTCGTCGCAAACGGCGGGCGCGCCGCGCTGTACGCGCTGTTCTACACGCTCGTCGTCTTTACTTCTCAGATCGCGATCACCGCGCTTTCCGTCTTCGTCTTTTTGAAACTCGTGCCGAAGATCGGCGTGCTCGCGCTGACCGTCGGCTATTTGATTTTGACCCTGCTTTCGGGCTTGAAATCGACGATCTTCTCGGGCTGGCTCCCCGCGACCGTGACGGAAAACGTCTGCGTTTTCAAAGGCTTCGTCGTCGGGATCCGCGCGATCGGAAAGAAGTTTTTGCGTTCGTTCTGGACGTTCGTCTTTTTGAGTTGGATCATGACCTATTTGATCCTTTCGTTCGGCATTCTGACGTTCGGCGTCGGGTTCATTATCGCGGTCCCGTCCCTTTTCATTATGTATCGGATCGTTGAGCTCGTCCTCTATTTCGACGTTTGCGGTTACCGCTATTACGTCGACGAGCAAACTGTCCGTTGATCCGTCTTTCGGTCGAAAAGATTGAATCCCGCGTGATTCCTTCCGGGTGCGCGGGATTTTTTTACGGGGAGCGACCCTGTTTTTTCCTTGCGGAAAAACGGCGGGCGCGCATATTGACAAAATTTTCGCCAATATGTTATTATATATAATTATAAAACGCACATCCCGCGCGAGGCGCCGATATTCGATCAAGGAGAATACCATGAAAAAAGTTCGCTTTTTATTCGTACTGATTTTTCTGTTTTTTTGTACGGCGATTTTGATTTCTTGCGGCGGGATCACTTTTTTCAAGAACACAAATACGAAACCCGAAGAGAAAACCCTCGATTTTACGACGGTGTACGCGATGGCGGAAGACGCGGGCTACACGGGAACGATGGAAGAGCTCGTCGCTCTTTTCAAAGGAGACAGCGCGTATCAAATCGCGGTCGCGAACGGGTACAGCGGCAGTGAGCTCGACTGGCTTGCTTCTCTTTCCGGCGCCGCGGGTAAGGACGGGAAGACTCCCGCGATCGGCGCGAATAAGCATTGGTACGTCGGCGGCGTGGATACCGGCATTTGCGCCGAAGGGAAAGACGGCGTCTCTCCGACAATCGAGATCAATGCGGACGGCTACTGGGTCATCAACGGAATCGCGACGAATAAAAGAGCGGTCGGGATCGCGGGCGAAGACGGAAAGGACGGCGTAACGCCGACGATCGAGATCAACGAAGAAGGCTATTGGGTCATTAACGGCGTCGTGTCGAACGTCAAAGCGGCGGGCGAAAAGGGCGCGGACGGCTTGATGCCCGAGATCACGATCAATGCGGAAGGTTACTGGGTCGTCAACGGCGTCGCCACCGATAAAAAAGCGGTCGGGACCGCGACGGGCGAGACGATCGTCCCGACGATCGGCGACAATCATCATTGGTACATAGAAGGCGTGGACACCGGCGTCCTCGCGGAAGGCGTAAACGGATCGAACGGCGCGGATGGCGCAAACGGTAAGTCCGCTTACGAACTCGCCGTGGAGAACGGCTACGTCGGAACCGTCCAAGAATGGCTTGCGTCTTTGGTCGGCGCGGCGGGCGAGAACGGAATCGACGGGACGAACGGTAAAGACGGAAAAGACGGAAAAGACGGCGTAACGCCGACGATCGAAATCAACGAGCAAGGTTACTGGGTCATTAACGGCGTGGTGACGAACGTCAAAGCCGCCGGCGTGGACGGTAAAGACGGCAAGGACGGTAAAGACGGCAAGGATGGAACGAACGGGATCAACGGTAGCGACGGCGCGAACGGAAAATCCGCGTATGAACTTGCCGTGGAGAACGGATACACGGGTACCGTTCAAGAATGGCTCGCGTCTTTGGTGGGTGAAGCGGGCGTAAACGGATCGAACGGCGCGAACGGTGCGGACGGAAAATCCGCGTATGAAATCGCGCGCGATCACGGGTACACGGGTACCGAAGCGCAATGGCTTGCCTCTTTGGTCGGAGCAACGGGCGCGACGGGCGCGGCGGGGCAAAACGGAATTAACGGAAGTAACGGCGCGGATGGAAAGTCGGCGTATGAACTCGCCGTGGAAAACGGCTTTAACGGCTCGCTCTCCGAGTGGCTGGACAGCTTGATCGGCGCAGACGGCAAAGACGGACAGGACGGCAAAGACGGAACGAACGGAATAAACGGCAGCAACGGCGCGAACGGCAAATCCGCTTACGAACTCGCGGTCGAAAACGGCTTTAACGGGTCTCTTACCGAATGGCTTGCGTCCTTGGTCGGTGCGACGGGCGCGGCGGGGCAGAACGGCAAAGACGGAAAGGATGGAAAAGACGGGGTCGACGGTACGAACGGAACCGACGGCGCGGACGGGAAGTCCGCTTACGAAATCGCGTGCGATCACGGGTACACGGGAACCGTTCAGGAATGGCTTGCTTCCTTGGTCGGCGCGACGGGCGCCGCAGGGCAGAACGGACAAAACGGGACGAACGGCGCGAACGGAAAGTCCGCGTATGAACTCGCACTGGATCACGGCTATACCGGAACCGAAGCGCAATGGCTCGCTTCCTTGGTCGGAGCCGCGGGTCAAGACGGAAAAGACGGCAAGGACGGTAAGGACGGCGTAACGCCGACCGTCGAGATCAACGCGCAAGGCTATTGGGTCATCAACGGCATTCAGACGGCTGTCAAAGCGGTCGGAACGAACGGAACGAACGGGACGAACGGCGTGAACGGACAAGACGGGAAAGACGGAAAAGACGGCGTCTCGATCGTCAGCGTCGAATGGAATGAAAACAAAGAACTTTTGATCACCTTATCCAGCGGAACGGTTCTGAACATCGGGCAGATTCCCGCCGCGGAAGGCGACGTCCTCGATTATTATCCCTTGGATAACGGAACGTGGGGCGTAAAAGCGGGCAAAGGCTATTACCTTTCGAGCGTCGTGATCCCCGCGTCTTACGAAGGCAAGGCGGTCACGAAGATTCTGCCTTCCGCTTTCGAAGGCGACCGCAATCTCGAAACGATTTCGATTCCTTCTTCGATCGTCGAGATCGGTGAAAAGGCGTTCTTCGGTTGCGAGAACCTCGCTTCTCTTTCGATCCCCGCGAGCGTAACGCGGATCGACGATTGGGCGTTCCGCGATTGCATGGGACTCGAATCCATCGAAGTGGCGGCGGGTAATTCGACCTTTGCGGTAAACGAAGGAAAACTTATCAACGGCTTGACGAATAAACTCGTCGCTTGCGTCGTCGGTTCGGTCTATTATTCGCTCGTGATCGATAATTACGTCGGCGTCGGCGAAGAAAAGACGGTTTCCGTCATTTCCGATTATCTGACTGCGAACGACTTTACCTATTCCGTTTCCGACGAAAGGATAATCTCTTTCCTCGGGAACTCGTATCAAGGATTGAAGGAAGGCACCGTGACGATCTACGTTACCTTCAACGGCGAGACCGAAACCAAAGAGGTCACCGTCAAGGAAGTCCGTTATTTGTCCTTTGATTTGGACGGCGGCTCGGCGGTCGATCTCCCCGATAGAGTCTATGCGGGGACGACGGTCGATCTCCCCGTCGGCACGAAAGACGGCTATCAGTTCGCGGGTTGGTTCGTCTCGTCCTCTTTTGCGGGCGATCCCGTGACCACGCTTTCGGATCAAAATGCGAACGTTACTTCGTTGTACGCCCGCTTCGATAAGCTCTACACCGTTACTTTCCGCTATACGCGCGGCGGTAATCCCTATTTTGCGACCGTCGAATCGACGTATATCGGCGGGTACACGCTTTTGCATCCGACCTATGATTCCGCCGTCGAATATTTCAGCGGCTGGTTCCTGGACGAAGATTTCGTGGACGAAGTAACGGAGATCCCCGAAGGTTTCGGCACGGATCTCGAACTTTACGGTGCGTTCGTCAGCGCGACTTCTCAGATCACTCTGACCTTCGTCGCGACGGGCGGGACGATCTCGGGTGACAGCGTCGTCGAATGCCTGCCCGGCTATGATTCGTATCCGACCGCGACGCACCCGCACTTCGAATTCGGCGGCTGGTATCAAGACAGTAACTGCACGATCCCCGCTTCGCCGCGCGCATTCAGGACGCAGACGCTTTACGCCTATTTCTACGAGGTAACGGCGGTCGATTCGATCTCGATCGATTTCCCCGAAGCGGAAGTCGTCCTCGGCGGAACGGCGACTCTTCCCTACACGCTGTATCCCTCTACGGTCACCGTCCGAGCCGTAACCTTCGAATCGAGTAATCCGAGCGTCTTGACCATCGACGAGAACGGCGTTATGACGGCGCACGCCGTCGGTTTCGCGACCGTTACCGTGACTTCGCTTTCGTCCTCCGGCGCGTCCGCGAGCCTTGAAATCGAAGTCTTTACCGAACCGAACACGATCTCCGCGGCGTACGACACCGATTCCTTCGTTATGGTCGGGAACACGATCACGCTCAGCGCGAACGCGCACGTTCGCCGCGTCGACGATCCGACCCTGACTTGGACGAGTTTGGATCCCGCGATCGCGGCGGTTTCTTCGGACGGCGTCGTAACGGGCATTTCGGACGGGTACGTCCTGATTCGTGTCAGCACGGAGGAAAAGCCGAGCTTACATTTCGACATCGGCGTAACGGTCTATGCGGCGGATAACCCGCTCCGCTCGATCATCGAGTCTAACCACAGCGTCGTTGGAAGCGTAAAGAACCTCGGCATCGGAGCAGGCACTCCCGCGTATTACGTCGACTTGTACGAAAGCATCAACGGCGCACTTTTCAATAATACCTACGAGATCCTCCGCACCTACGAGACCAAGGCGAATAACAATACGCAAAACCACGGCGCGGCGAGATCCTCTACCGAATTCATCACCGTCCACTATACGGGCAATATGGCGTCGAGCGCGGGTGCGAAGAACAATTCGAGCGCGCTTGCGAACTCCACGAGCGCGAGCATCCATTACGTCGTCGGTAACGATGGAATCTATCATAACCTGAACGACAGCAAGATCGCCTATCACGCAGGCGACGGATCGAGAACGGTTGCTTGGTCGGCTACGGGCGTGTACGTTCAGGAAGGGGATCCCGAGTGTCCGGTTTGGGGCGTCTCCGGGACGAAGTTTACGATCAACGGCAGGACGACGACCGTTTCGCTTCCCTCCGACGTTCCTTCCGCGAAGAGGTCGGCGGCGTACTTCAACGATATGGGCTTTGGTTATAAGATCGTAAACGGGCAATACTATATGAACGCGACTTGGTGGTGTACCTCGCAAGTCTCGGCGGGTCGTATCGTTAACCACGGCGGTAACCGCAATTCGATCGGTATCGAGACCGCCGTCAATAAGGGCAGCGATCTCTGGCTGACTTGGCATTACACCGCGCAACTCGTCGCGAGACTGATGATTACCTACAATCTTCCGATCGAGCGCGTCGTCGGTCACCACTTCTTTACCGCGAAGGATTGCCCGCAACCGCTCCTTGAAAACGAGCTTGAACTTTGGTGGAGATTCATTGAGTGCGTCAAGACGGAATACGCGATCTTGACCGAGCTCGAAGGCGCAACCGTGTCGATGGCGCTCGTCGGCGAGTACGAGAACGTTACCGAGAACGGTCGCGTGACCGCGGGAACGAGTACGGACGAGTTTATTACCTACGACGTGACGGTGACGACCGCGGGCGGCGTCTCCACGACGGTTCGACTGACTTCTCTTCTGAAAGCGGAATAACCCTCGGAAACGCGCGGCGATCCGCCGCGCGCTACGATTTGATTTTTTACTTTCGATATGCATCTCGGAAAGGAGAAACCTATGAAAAGACGGATAACGATCTTTTTGATTGTCGCGACGGTTTTCGCTCTTGCGAGCGGGTTGTTTTCCTGCGACAAGAATAAAAGCGAACTCTCGGATCCCGAATTTCAAGCTCCTTCGCTCGTCGCGACCTACGGGCAGACGCTTTCCGACCTCGATCTTCCTGAAGGTTTCGTTTGGCAGGATCTCGAATCGACTTCGGTCGGAGAGATCGGAGAGCATACCTTCCTCGCTTCCTATCATCCGAAAGATCTCGCGAAGTATAAGATCGTGAGCGGCGTCCGAATCCTCGTGACGGTCGAAAAACGCCCGACGGACGTAGAGCCGCCGGATCCGATCCTCGCCGTCTACGGCGATACCCTTCAAGATCTTGCGCTCCCCGAGGGCTTTTCTTGGCAAGAAGATCCGAGCACTTCGGTCGGAAGCGTCGGGGATGCCGTCTTTTACGCGACCTATACTCCCGAAGATCCCGCGCATAACGAGATCGTTCGCGATTTGGCGGTCACGGTTCTCGTGGGAAAAGCGACTTACGACCTGTCGGGCGTCGTCTTCGACAGTAAAGCGGTCGTCTACACGGGCGAACCGATCTTCCTCTCGATCCGCGGGACGCTTCCCGAAGGCGTGACGGTTTCTTATGAAAACAACGGGCAAACGGAAGTCGGCGCGTACGTCGTTAAAGCGGTTTTTAAGGGGGACGAGGCGAACTATAATGCGATCGAGGATTTGACGGCGAATTTGGTCATCACGCGCGGAGAATAAGAGGAAAGAGCGGTTTATCTTCCGTCGAGTTCCGCGTCGCTTCGCCGAATCACGAGAATAAAAAAGGGTTTTACCGAAAGAAAGGTAAAGCCCTTTTTTTTGTATTCGTTCATCGCGCGGATCTCCGCAAGCCCGTTTTCGCGCTTCGTTTACGCGATCCGAAGATCGGATGCGCGGCGCTAGCGAAGCGGGGCAGGTCGCATCCTCGCTTTATTTGACGATGAGGATGATGAAGCGATGCCCCGTCGCGCTTCCGTAGGTCAGCGTCTCGCGGATGAAGTAGACCCTGCCGCTGTAACCCGCGCTATTCAGCGAGGAAGAGACTTTGCTCGAAGCGGTGTCCAAAGAGGCGCAATAGGATGATTCGATAAAGAAATCGAAGGTGAACGTCACCGTGGACGCGCTTTGAATTTGCGGCAAAACGACCGCGATCAGGTCGCCGAATTCGGCGTCGCTCGAAATTACGAGGTCGTTGGAAGAGGACGCGGGCGCCGTCCCGTAATGGACGAACGAGAAGGGATTGGATTGCGTGATCGCCGCGCAACTCGATTCCGCATAGTTATCGGCGGTATAGCCGAGAGGATCGGTCTTCGTCGCGTCGCTGATCAGGAAGCTTTCGAGGTTCAGGATCTCGCAATTAGAAGAATCGGTCGGGATCACCGATTCGAGGTTTGCGTGCGTCGTGTCCAAAACGAACCATTTCTTAACGCCGCTTCCGTCGTCAATCCAAACGCGGTTCCAAGCGTGTTCGTCTCCGATGACGCGGATGCATTTGATGTCTTCGAGACCCGCGAGGATCGAAACGGCTTTTGCGATGCCGTCGCAGATCGCTTTCTTATAGATAAAGACGCCTTCGACAGACCACGCCGTGCAATGCGCCCATTCGAAAGAAGCTTGATCCGAAGCGTCGGAAGCCCCGTAATCGTAGCCGACTTCCTCGACCATCCATTGCAGGATCGCATACAACTTTTGAACGTCGGTCATTTGATCGGTTATGATCGAGCGATTGATCTCTTTCGCGATATTCAGCATCGCTTCCGCGGCGGATCCCGAAACGGGGATGGGTTTATAGCCGTGGGAGAAGGCGTAAAAGAGTTGATCCGAGGTCGTTACCGAGACCGTGTTCGAACGGGATAGATAGGGGAAATCGTTAAACGAGCCGCTTCTCGCCGCTCCGACGGGGGCGATCCTCAAAAAGTCTTGTTGCGGGTAAATACGGGAATCGTAATCGTCGGGAGTTATGGTGTTTACTTTGCTGAACGAGAAGTCGGCGTTGTCGGCGCAGTTTACGCGGAAATAGCGGATCGTCGAGCCCGAAGTCATCGTGTAAAAATTCGGTACCCACGTCTGCGCGGTCATAAGCGCCATTGCGGATTCCAAGATCGATGAATAGTTCGAAGTCGTCGCGCCGGGATAGGAGAAGTATTTGTTCGTCGTGATCATATTGAAGACCATATAATCGAGGAACATCGCGAGTTCTTTTATAGATCCGATCTCGATCAAGGTCGAGGAATTGTTGCCGCGCGAAGAGAATTCCGTGGTGTAATCCAAGAGTTCGTCTCGCTGGCAGGCTTTGCAGGTATAGGCTTCGTAGACGTGGCTTCCGAGCGCGCCGCCCGCCGAAGAGGAGAACGCGTCGCTGCAACGGGAACAAGCGTAATTATCCTGCGCATATTCGATGCAGGTCGCGGGAGTCGTGCTCGTCAAGACGTAATCGTGACCGAGCGCGGGAGTCGCCGCATAGGTCGAATAATCGCAGAGCGAGCAGGTCTGATAAGCGGCGTAGCCCGGAGACGTGCAAGTGGCGGGTTGCGCGCTATGCGAGACCAGCTGATGCGGGGAGGTCGGGCAGGAGGAGATGGCGAGATCTCCCGTCTGGTTACTTCCGTTGTTGCTGAAAATAATCTGCGTCGCTCTCTTGTCCACGTCGATGAAATACCACCCCGTGTGGGTCGAGTCCGCGGTCATCGCCGTTCCCGGCCAGCCGCCGAGATAAGGCGTGTTTCCGTCTCCCCAAGCATAGGCGTAAACCGAGCCCCATCCGTTTTCGTTATGATAATAGACCGTATTGGTCGTGGATTCCGCGGGGTAATCCGCCGTCCAAACTCCGTCCTTATAATAGGGCGAGGAGAAGGAGATCGTCAGATCGTCCGTTTGCTGGCTTTGGTTTGAACCGTTCGAGAAGATGATCTTTTCGGCTTTGGTGTTGACCGAGACGGAGAACCAATTTTCGTGCTCGCCGACCGCGGTCATCGCCGTTCCCGCCCAGTCGCCGAGATATTTGGTCTCGTTTCCCGAAGTCCCGCTCCAAGCATAGGCTTTGACCGAATTCCAACCGTTCGAGTTATAGTAGTAGATCGTCTCGAAAGTGTCGACGCCCGCGGGCGCGCTCATCGAAGCAACGCTGAGTATGCGAGAGCTTCCGATCGACGACGGGGTAAACGCCGCGGACTCTTGCAGGACGGTCGAGACGTTCGTCTCGTCGCAGCGCAGGAGCTTGAAGGACGAGACCGTCTTCGAGAGATTGCGGACGCTATCCCAGTTTATGGTATACGTGCGACCGTCCGTCTCCGTCTTGACGAAAGCACCCGCATCCGTCGTTACGGACGAAGAATCGGTATAGTCGATCGCAAGCCTAAGGACCGAGCCGCTTTCCGTATAGCCGCCCCAAAGGATCTTGAAGGTCAGCGCGTAATACGGAGTGCGTTCGTTCGCGGAGATCTCCGTAAGATCGCTTTCCGACAAGGTCAGTTTATGCGTAAAGCCCAAGGGCAGGCTCGACGTCTTGTTGAACATATACGTTCCCGCGGCGTTCATTCGGACGATGACGACCGA includes:
- a CDS encoding Hsp33 family molecular chaperone HslO, whose product is MDSINKALVFGGQVKVVAFKTTDLVNTAISLHSLTPLAAEALGKVLTMGAYLSNELKGEKEKLSVHITDKGLLGSIIVAADAGGFVRGYVEHKDASLPPLGNGKQNLFEGIGSDGFITVIKDLGLKDPYVGKTELVRGNLEEDFAWYFTRSEGSPTALALNVTIGADGKCESAGGVLVQPMPNCPEHILVVVEDIVSQFADIGEVLKVKDPAEILKDYFGHFEIEYFPSTHPEYRCKCSREQMSNAVIALGRADSVNLLMERGEIEVLCHFCGTKYIFNKQDVIDIWRRYDNKL
- a CDS encoding N-acetylmuramoyl-L-alanine amidase; translated protein: MKKVRFLFVLIFLFFCTAILISCGGITFFKNTNTKPEEKTLDFTTVYAMAEDAGYTGTMEELVALFKGDSAYQIAVANGYSGSELDWLASLSGAAGKDGKTPAIGANKHWYVGGVDTGICAEGKDGVSPTIEINADGYWVINGIATNKRAVGIAGEDGKDGVTPTIEINEEGYWVINGVVSNVKAAGEKGADGLMPEITINAEGYWVVNGVATDKKAVGTATGETIVPTIGDNHHWYIEGVDTGVLAEGVNGSNGADGANGKSAYELAVENGYVGTVQEWLASLVGAAGENGIDGTNGKDGKDGKDGVTPTIEINEQGYWVINGVVTNVKAAGVDGKDGKDGKDGKDGTNGINGSDGANGKSAYELAVENGYTGTVQEWLASLVGEAGVNGSNGANGADGKSAYEIARDHGYTGTEAQWLASLVGATGATGAAGQNGINGSNGADGKSAYELAVENGFNGSLSEWLDSLIGADGKDGQDGKDGTNGINGSNGANGKSAYELAVENGFNGSLTEWLASLVGATGAAGQNGKDGKDGKDGVDGTNGTDGADGKSAYEIACDHGYTGTVQEWLASLVGATGAAGQNGQNGTNGANGKSAYELALDHGYTGTEAQWLASLVGAAGQDGKDGKDGKDGVTPTVEINAQGYWVINGIQTAVKAVGTNGTNGTNGVNGQDGKDGKDGVSIVSVEWNENKELLITLSSGTVLNIGQIPAAEGDVLDYYPLDNGTWGVKAGKGYYLSSVVIPASYEGKAVTKILPSAFEGDRNLETISIPSSIVEIGEKAFFGCENLASLSIPASVTRIDDWAFRDCMGLESIEVAAGNSTFAVNEGKLINGLTNKLVACVVGSVYYSLVIDNYVGVGEEKTVSVISDYLTANDFTYSVSDERIISFLGNSYQGLKEGTVTIYVTFNGETETKEVTVKEVRYLSFDLDGGSAVDLPDRVYAGTTVDLPVGTKDGYQFAGWFVSSSFAGDPVTTLSDQNANVTSLYARFDKLYTVTFRYTRGGNPYFATVESTYIGGYTLLHPTYDSAVEYFSGWFLDEDFVDEVTEIPEGFGTDLELYGAFVSATSQITLTFVATGGTISGDSVVECLPGYDSYPTATHPHFEFGGWYQDSNCTIPASPRAFRTQTLYAYFYEVTAVDSISIDFPEAEVVLGGTATLPYTLYPSTVTVRAVTFESSNPSVLTIDENGVMTAHAVGFATVTVTSLSSSGASASLEIEVFTEPNTISAAYDTDSFVMVGNTITLSANAHVRRVDDPTLTWTSLDPAIAAVSSDGVVTGISDGYVLIRVSTEEKPSLHFDIGVTVYAADNPLRSIIESNHSVVGSVKNLGIGAGTPAYYVDLYESINGALFNNTYEILRTYETKANNNTQNHGAARSSTEFITVHYTGNMASSAGAKNNSSALANSTSASIHYVVGNDGIYHNLNDSKIAYHAGDGSRTVAWSATGVYVQEGDPECPVWGVSGTKFTINGRTTTVSLPSDVPSAKRSAAYFNDMGFGYKIVNGQYYMNATWWCTSQVSAGRIVNHGGNRNSIGIETAVNKGSDLWLTWHYTAQLVARLMITYNLPIERVVGHHFFTAKDCPQPLLENELELWWRFIECVKTEYAILTELEGATVSMALVGEYENVTENGRVTAGTSTDEFITYDVTVTTAGGVSTTVRLTSLLKAE